A region of Streptomyces sp. NBC_01267 DNA encodes the following proteins:
- a CDS encoding alpha/beta fold hydrolase — MTDSDGSPHMGNYTGTTGSSILTLDGDDIHVCQDGPRDAPALLLIHGSASSTRSWDPLVPLLTPSHRVIRIDLLGHGRSAKPADRSYALPDQARRAGMALDRLRVEHAVVIGHSSGGVVATALAEQRPDLVSALTLINTGPGLGAFIAPQSVTIGPSQWPPTDEQIRQFASTGFSRAGYQIPPELLDEVRCMTHHTLTATMQATRDYLEQQSLPDRLAPLGKPLLVIFGEDDRRWRSSSAADYRTVPGANVELLPGLGHSPIREDPSSTATFLLAFTTTHSARVD; from the coding sequence ATGACTGATTCTGACGGCAGCCCGCACATGGGCAACTACACGGGGACCACCGGGAGTTCGATCCTGACGCTGGACGGCGACGACATCCACGTGTGCCAGGACGGCCCTCGTGACGCCCCCGCGCTCCTGCTCATCCACGGGTCCGCGTCCTCGACCCGCTCGTGGGACCCACTGGTTCCGTTGCTGACCCCATCTCACCGAGTCATCCGCATCGACCTGCTCGGGCACGGCCGGTCTGCCAAACCGGCCGACCGCAGCTATGCGCTCCCGGACCAGGCACGCCGGGCCGGCATGGCCCTGGACCGGCTCCGCGTCGAACACGCCGTGGTCATCGGCCACTCCAGCGGCGGCGTGGTCGCCACCGCCCTCGCCGAACAGCGACCCGACCTGGTGAGCGCGCTCACGCTCATCAACACAGGCCCCGGTCTGGGCGCCTTCATCGCACCGCAGTCCGTCACCATCGGACCCTCGCAGTGGCCTCCGACCGACGAGCAGATCCGCCAGTTCGCGAGCACCGGGTTCAGTCGAGCGGGCTACCAGATCCCACCAGAGCTCCTGGACGAAGTGCGCTGTATGACCCACCACACGCTCACCGCGACGATGCAGGCCACCCGTGACTACCTGGAGCAGCAATCGCTCCCGGACCGGCTGGCGCCCCTCGGCAAGCCGCTACTGGTGATCTTCGGCGAGGACGACCGCAGGTGGCGATCCTCATCCGCCGCTGACTACCGCACCGTTCCGGGCGCGAACGTCGAGTTGCTGCCCGGTCTCGGACACTCCCCCATACGTGAGGATCCCTCCAGTACCGCTACTTTCCTGCTGGCTTTCACCACGACCCACTCCGCACGGGTGGACTGA
- a CDS encoding helix-turn-helix domain-containing protein: MRTFMHGAAVWDVACPQRPSRVDGLTMAGFRVHDLDALRMVPHPAVTLLLEFGAGSPVLDCAVGQQQRGSIVAGPGFGSGGTVRAWGENVECVQVRLSPVIARAVLDVAPADLDGAVVSLDDLWGREAPRIREQLANVSSWQDRFAFTDVLLARRYEAGPPVDAEVAWAWHRIIGSRGLVRVDELAAEVGWSRKRLWSRFRSQLGLPPKQAVKLVRFDHAAHRLVSGEHAAQVAADTGYADQSHLHRDVMGFTGVTPGTVADERFLAVDDIAWPSSGTPR, from the coding sequence GTGCGGACCTTCATGCACGGTGCGGCTGTGTGGGATGTCGCATGCCCGCAGCGTCCCAGCAGAGTGGACGGTCTCACCATGGCCGGGTTCCGTGTCCATGACCTGGACGCGCTCCGGATGGTCCCGCACCCGGCCGTGACGCTGCTCCTGGAGTTCGGCGCAGGCTCGCCCGTTCTCGACTGTGCTGTCGGGCAGCAGCAGCGGGGAAGCATCGTCGCCGGGCCCGGGTTCGGGTCCGGAGGCACGGTCCGGGCATGGGGCGAGAACGTCGAGTGCGTGCAGGTGCGCCTGTCGCCGGTGATCGCACGCGCGGTTCTGGATGTTGCCCCCGCCGACCTCGACGGCGCCGTCGTGTCCCTGGACGATCTGTGGGGCCGGGAGGCGCCCCGGATCCGCGAGCAACTGGCCAATGTGTCGTCGTGGCAGGATCGCTTCGCCTTTACGGATGTGCTGCTCGCCCGCCGGTACGAGGCGGGGCCGCCGGTAGACGCGGAGGTGGCTTGGGCCTGGCACCGGATCATCGGTAGCCGTGGCCTGGTGAGAGTCGACGAACTCGCGGCCGAGGTCGGATGGAGCCGTAAACGACTGTGGTCCCGGTTCCGGTCGCAGCTCGGCCTGCCACCCAAGCAAGCTGTGAAGTTGGTCCGGTTCGACCATGCTGCCCACCGTCTGGTCTCGGGTGAACACGCGGCCCAAGTCGCGGCTGACACCGGCTACGCCGATCAGTCCCACCTGCATCGTGACGTCATGGGTTTCACCGGGGTAACTCCCGGAACCGTGGCCGACGAGCGGTTTCTCGCCGTTGACGACATCGCATGGCCCAGCAGTGGAACACCCAGATGA
- a CDS encoding alpha-mannosidase, protein MHDDRSLVEGRLERALHQFIRPAQYADRAPLALSVWHVPGEPVPVAEALRATYEPFTTGTPWGSPWSTSWFRLEGTVPENWAGRRVEAVIDPGFTGDGPGFQAEGMVHDTDGVPVKGIHPRNRHVPVAAPAAGGEQVRLLLEAAANPAVLHGFEPTPLGDVLTAGDDPVYRFASADLAVLDENVWHLVLDIEVLSELMRELPADRSRHHEILRSLEDMLDALDLHDVAGTAVAAREALADALSRPAESGAHRVSATGHAHIDSAWLWPLRETVRKASRTFANVTALAADYPELVFACSQAQQYAWVKEHQPHIWERIKKAVQDGNWSPVGSMWVESDANMPGGEALARQIVHGRRLFAEEFGVDTEEIWLPDSFGYTAAFPQLAKLAGIKWFLTQKLSWNQANKMPHHSFWWEGIDGTRVFTHFPPVDTYNSQLHGAELAHAERNFAEKGRATRSLVPFGWGDGGGGPTREMLEKARRLSDLEGSPRVEIERPSVFFAAAEEEYGPQAPVWSGELYLELHRATYTTQAKTKQGNRRSEHLLREAELWATTAALRSPRYAYPYDDLDRIWKTVLLHQFHDILPGSSIAWVHREARETYARVREELEGIIAAAVAALELGPDVRPLSGGPGRATALNASPYARREVIGTADGGLGFVDVPPLASAPVSASVRAATTAAGSDSLSGGAAGDATTVQATRVGPDTVLDNGLLRVTVDSDGLLTSVRDLVADREVLAPGSRGNLLQLHPDHPNQWDAWDIDRHYRRSHTDLTAADSVELLGQGPLRAAVRVVRTFGKSRITQELRLDAASPRLDVVTEVDWQESEKVLKAAFPLDVHAERSTAEIQFGHVHRATHTNTSWDAARFEICAHRWLRVAEPGYGVAVLNDSTYGHDVTRAAHEHGLGTTVRLTLLRAPHSPDPGTDLGTHRFSYALLPGAGVTDAVREGLALNLPLRTADAPELAPLVSTGHPAVTVESVKLAEDRSGDVVVRLYESAGGRADTTLRLGFPVARVQVTDLLEQPLQDAAGGTEADADGDSEELAVSLRPFQILTLRIRPA, encoded by the coding sequence ATGCACGACGACCGATCGCTGGTGGAGGGCCGCCTGGAGCGGGCCCTGCACCAGTTCATCCGGCCCGCGCAGTACGCGGACCGGGCGCCCCTCGCCCTTTCTGTCTGGCATGTCCCGGGCGAACCGGTGCCCGTGGCGGAGGCGCTGCGGGCGACGTACGAGCCGTTCACGACCGGTACTCCATGGGGAAGCCCCTGGTCCACGAGCTGGTTCCGACTGGAGGGCACCGTCCCCGAGAACTGGGCGGGCCGTCGGGTCGAGGCCGTGATCGACCCGGGGTTCACCGGTGACGGGCCCGGCTTCCAGGCCGAGGGCATGGTCCACGACACCGACGGGGTCCCCGTCAAGGGCATCCATCCGCGCAACCGGCATGTACCCGTGGCCGCGCCCGCCGCCGGTGGTGAGCAGGTGCGCCTGCTGCTGGAGGCGGCGGCCAATCCGGCGGTGCTGCACGGATTCGAGCCGACACCGCTGGGCGACGTACTGACCGCGGGCGACGACCCCGTCTACCGCTTCGCCTCCGCGGATCTGGCCGTGCTGGACGAGAACGTCTGGCATCTGGTCCTGGACATCGAGGTGCTCTCCGAGCTGATGCGGGAGCTGCCCGCCGACCGGTCCAGGCACCACGAGATCCTGCGTTCCCTGGAGGACATGCTCGACGCGCTGGATCTGCACGATGTGGCGGGGACCGCGGTCGCGGCGCGCGAAGCGCTCGCGGACGCGCTGTCCCGGCCCGCCGAATCGGGCGCCCACCGCGTCTCGGCCACCGGCCACGCCCATATCGACTCGGCCTGGCTGTGGCCACTGCGCGAGACGGTACGGAAGGCGTCCCGCACCTTCGCCAATGTGACCGCGCTGGCGGCCGACTACCCGGAGCTGGTCTTCGCCTGCTCGCAGGCCCAGCAGTACGCCTGGGTGAAGGAGCACCAGCCGCACATCTGGGAGCGGATCAAGAAGGCCGTGCAGGACGGCAACTGGTCGCCGGTGGGCTCGATGTGGGTCGAGTCGGACGCCAACATGCCGGGCGGCGAGGCGCTGGCCCGGCAGATCGTGCACGGCAGGCGCCTCTTCGCCGAGGAGTTCGGCGTGGACACCGAGGAGATCTGGCTGCCCGACTCCTTCGGCTACACGGCGGCCTTCCCGCAGCTGGCGAAGCTCGCGGGGATCAAGTGGTTTCTCACCCAGAAGCTGTCCTGGAACCAGGCGAACAAGATGCCCCACCACTCCTTCTGGTGGGAGGGCATCGACGGGACCCGCGTCTTCACCCACTTCCCGCCGGTCGACACCTACAACTCGCAGCTGCACGGCGCGGAACTCGCCCACGCGGAACGGAACTTCGCGGAGAAGGGCCGGGCCACCCGCTCCCTGGTGCCGTTCGGCTGGGGTGACGGCGGGGGCGGTCCGACCCGGGAAATGCTGGAGAAGGCGCGCAGGCTCAGTGATCTGGAGGGCTCGCCACGGGTGGAGATCGAGAGGCCGTCGGTGTTCTTCGCGGCGGCCGAGGAGGAGTACGGGCCCCAGGCGCCCGTCTGGTCGGGCGAGCTCTACCTGGAGCTGCACCGGGCCACGTACACCACGCAGGCGAAGACGAAGCAGGGCAACCGGCGCAGTGAACACCTGCTGCGCGAGGCCGAGTTGTGGGCCACGACGGCCGCGCTCAGGTCGCCGCGCTACGCCTATCCGTACGACGATCTGGACCGGATCTGGAAGACGGTACTGCTGCACCAGTTCCACGACATCCTGCCGGGTTCGTCCATCGCCTGGGTGCACCGGGAGGCGCGGGAGACCTATGCGCGGGTACGGGAGGAGCTGGAGGGCATCATCGCCGCAGCAGTGGCGGCGCTCGAACTCGGCCCGGACGTGCGGCCGTTGAGTGGCGGGCCCGGCCGGGCGACGGCGCTCAACGCCTCACCGTACGCGCGCCGCGAGGTGATCGGGACGGCGGACGGGGGCCTCGGCTTCGTCGACGTACCGCCACTGGCGTCCGCCCCGGTCTCGGCCTCGGTCCGGGCCGCCACGACAGCGGCGGGCTCCGACTCGCTCTCCGGCGGCGCGGCGGGAGACGCAACTACCGTGCAGGCGACCCGGGTCGGGCCGGACACGGTGCTCGACAACGGGCTGCTGCGGGTCACCGTCGACAGCGACGGGCTGCTCACCTCGGTACGGGACCTGGTGGCGGACCGCGAGGTGCTCGCCCCGGGCAGCCGGGGCAACCTGCTCCAGCTGCACCCCGACCACCCCAACCAGTGGGACGCCTGGGACATCGACCGGCACTACCGGCGTAGCCACACCGATCTCACGGCGGCCGACTCGGTGGAACTGCTCGGGCAGGGACCACTGCGGGCCGCGGTGCGCGTCGTACGGACCTTCGGGAAGTCCCGTATCACCCAGGAGCTGCGGCTCGACGCGGCGAGCCCGCGCCTCGATGTCGTCACGGAGGTCGACTGGCAGGAGTCGGAGAAGGTCCTGAAGGCGGCGTTCCCCCTCGACGTACACGCCGAACGGTCCACGGCCGAGATCCAGTTCGGGCATGTGCACCGCGCCACGCACACCAACACCAGCTGGGACGCGGCCCGTTTCGAGATCTGCGCGCACCGCTGGCTGCGGGTCGCCGAGCCGGGGTACGGGGTCGCGGTGCTCAACGACTCGACGTACGGCCACGATGTGACGCGTGCGGCGCACGAGCACGGCCTGGGCACCACCGTACGGCTGACCCTCCTGCGCGCCCCGCACAGTCCCGACCCCGGGACGGACCTCGGCACGCATCGGTTCAGCTACGCACTGCTGCCCGGCGCGGGGGTGACGGACGCGGTCCGGGAGGGGCTCGCGCTCAACCTGCCGCTGCGGACGGCCGACGCCCCGGAACTGGCACCGCTGGTCTCCACCGGCCACCCGGCCGTGACGGTCGAGTCGGTGAAGCTCGCCGAGGACCGCAGCGGGGACGTCGTGGTGCGGCTGTACGAGTCGGCCGGTGGCCGCGCCGACACCACGCTCCGTCTCGGCTTCCCCGTGGCCCGCGTCCAGGTCACCGACCTGCTGGAGCAACCGCTCCAGGACGCGGCGGGAGGCACGGAGGCAGATGCGGACGGAGACTCCGAGGAGCTCGCGGTGAGTCTGCGCCCCTTCCAGATCCTGACGCTGCGCATCCGGCCGGCCTGA
- a CDS encoding ATP-binding protein: MTVCQSGVDTVPGRCGQDFGADGEDIRGSRRLQHRLAHGDLAAVREVRRGLRELLRQCGSSDAAGAVGASGAIGVPDPAAVADLADVAELLTSELVTNALIHTDRGAVVTAGIGPSGLRVEVRDFAAGRPERRARATSAGTHGRGLVLVESLADAWGVRTHGLGKVVWFELGPVPGAAPGGGQL, encoded by the coding sequence ATGACGGTGTGTCAGAGCGGGGTGGACACCGTGCCGGGCCGGTGCGGCCAGGATTTCGGTGCGGACGGTGAGGACATCAGGGGGAGCCGACGGCTGCAGCACAGACTCGCGCACGGGGATCTGGCGGCGGTCCGGGAGGTCCGGCGCGGCCTCCGGGAACTGCTCCGGCAGTGCGGGAGTTCCGATGCCGCAGGGGCCGTCGGCGCTTCGGGAGCCATCGGCGTGCCTGATCCCGCCGCTGTCGCAGATCTTGCCGATGTCGCGGAGTTGCTCACGAGCGAGCTGGTGACCAACGCACTGATCCACACCGACCGCGGAGCGGTGGTCACGGCGGGCATCGGCCCGTCCGGACTCCGGGTGGAAGTACGGGACTTCGCGGCCGGGCGGCCCGAGCGGCGCGCCAGGGCCACCTCTGCGGGCACGCACGGCAGGGGACTGGTCCTGGTGGAATCCCTGGCCGACGCCTGGGGCGTACGGACCCACGGGCTGGGGAAGGTGGTCTGGTTCGAACTGGGCCCTGTGCCGGGGGCCGCTCCGGGCGGCGGTCAGCTGTGA
- a CDS encoding DUF2637 domain-containing protein, with protein MRLTDISLDWLLPGGVMIAGVLVAVAVLARGKRAADKATTDDTWERSEERRRHKEAVYGIASYLLLFCCAAVAAALSFHGLVGFGRQNLDLTGGWEYLVPFGLDGAAMFCSVLAVREASHGDAALGSRLLVWTFAGAAAWFNWVHAPRGLDHAGAPQFFAGMSLSAAVLFDRALKQTRVAALREQGLVPRPLPQIRIVRWLRAPRETFGAWSLMLLEGVRTLDEAVDEVRDDRRRKEEDRLRRRDHEKLERAHLKAINRQHRSFGRGRGGRQVEVAGTAPAVTAAKAVAEPAIPEPGQLPLRPRPSLQAVTGPEAAKGAEPAPVDLTAEDDTQTLPRLDSLEQKLKDLEQQFG; from the coding sequence ATGCGACTGACCGACATATCTCTGGACTGGCTGCTTCCCGGTGGCGTGATGATCGCGGGGGTCCTGGTCGCGGTGGCGGTGCTCGCGCGCGGCAAGCGCGCCGCGGACAAGGCCACGACCGACGACACCTGGGAACGCAGCGAAGAACGCAGACGGCACAAGGAAGCGGTCTACGGGATCGCCTCCTACCTGCTGCTGTTCTGCTGCGCGGCGGTCGCCGCCGCGCTCTCCTTCCACGGCCTGGTCGGCTTCGGCCGGCAGAATCTCGACCTCACAGGGGGCTGGGAGTACCTCGTCCCGTTCGGCCTGGACGGCGCCGCCATGTTCTGTTCGGTCCTCGCCGTACGCGAGGCCAGCCACGGCGACGCGGCGCTCGGCTCCCGGCTGCTGGTGTGGACCTTCGCGGGTGCGGCGGCCTGGTTCAACTGGGTCCACGCACCGCGCGGGCTGGACCACGCGGGCGCTCCGCAGTTCTTCGCGGGGATGTCGCTCTCGGCTGCGGTGCTCTTCGACCGCGCGCTGAAGCAGACGCGGGTGGCCGCGCTGCGCGAGCAGGGGCTGGTGCCCCGTCCGCTGCCGCAGATCCGGATCGTACGGTGGCTCCGCGCCCCCAGGGAGACCTTCGGCGCCTGGTCGCTGATGCTCCTGGAGGGGGTGCGGACGCTGGACGAGGCGGTCGACGAGGTACGCGACGACCGGCGCCGGAAGGAGGAGGACCGGCTCCGCAGGCGGGACCACGAGAAGCTGGAGCGGGCCCATCTCAAGGCCATCAACCGGCAGCACCGTTCCTTCGGACGCGGTCGCGGCGGCCGTCAGGTGGAGGTGGCGGGCACGGCTCCGGCTGTGACCGCCGCGAAGGCCGTCGCGGAGCCCGCCATACCCGAGCCGGGACAGCTGCCCTTACGACCCAGGCCCTCCCTGCAGGCGGTGACCGGCCCTGAGGCCGCGAAAGGCGCGGAGCCCGCGCCGGTCGACCTCACCGCCGAGGACGACACCCAGACCCTTCCGCGACTCGACTCCCTGGAGCAGAAGCTGAAGGATCTGGAACAGCAATTCGGCTGA
- a CDS encoding (2Fe-2S)-binding protein, translating into MTLPTMLRSPVSAAYERLAEVFPGLSVTELTGAEQPPVTGGWVTATALAAGGPALDAFLDWDRAQVQRDYGQSARPDVIAGFGFHRYAWPACLLITVPWFLHRRVPRLPVGSVAFQRTLGRMTVRTGEFACLPDDPAAALPGARAVADEDALRAEVRAAVAEHLDPVLDGFGPRMRRGRRALWGMATDEIVEGLWYIAHLLGEEQRGVTELERLLPGATAPYVGAAGFRELTGPQGRPLPTRDRASCCLFYTLRPEDTCVTCPRTCDADRVARLSSDTARSAD; encoded by the coding sequence ATGACTCTCCCCACCATGCTGCGCAGCCCGGTCTCGGCCGCCTACGAGCGACTGGCCGAGGTCTTCCCCGGCCTGTCCGTCACCGAACTGACGGGCGCCGAGCAGCCGCCGGTCACCGGTGGCTGGGTGACCGCCACCGCGCTCGCGGCCGGTGGTCCGGCGCTCGACGCCTTCCTCGACTGGGACCGGGCGCAGGTCCAGCGGGACTACGGGCAGTCGGCCCGGCCCGATGTCATCGCCGGCTTCGGCTTCCACCGCTACGCCTGGCCCGCCTGTCTGCTGATCACGGTCCCCTGGTTCCTGCACCGCAGGGTGCCCCGGCTCCCGGTCGGTTCCGTCGCCTTCCAGCGCACGCTGGGCCGGATGACCGTCCGGACCGGTGAATTCGCCTGCCTTCCCGACGACCCGGCGGCGGCGCTGCCGGGCGCCAGGGCGGTGGCCGATGAGGACGCGCTGCGCGCCGAGGTGCGGGCGGCCGTCGCCGAGCACCTGGATCCGGTGCTCGACGGTTTCGGGCCGCGGATGCGGCGCGGCAGGCGTGCACTGTGGGGCATGGCGACCGACGAGATCGTCGAGGGGCTCTGGTACATCGCGCATCTGCTCGGCGAGGAGCAGCGCGGGGTGACGGAGCTGGAGCGGCTGTTGCCGGGCGCGACCGCCCCGTACGTCGGTGCGGCGGGCTTCCGCGAGCTGACCGGACCGCAGGGCCGGCCACTGCCGACCCGGGACCGGGCGAGCTGCTGCCTCTTCTACACCCTGCGCCCCGAGGACACCTGCGTCACCTGTCCCCGGACGTGCGATGCGGACCGAGTCGCGAGGCTCAGCTCTGACACCGCCCGTTCGGCTGACTGA
- a CDS encoding GntR family transcriptional regulator, producing MEQGRARDAARPHVSAHPPEQARIPGPARSPEPLGGAGQVRGEHTHGEPSVTPPFAGPKVVQRHSVRGQILDALRAALVGGELLPGEVYSAPVLGMRFGVSATPVREAMQQLAVEGAVEVVPNRGFRVAERSARELSELAEVRALIEVPVMLRLARSVPARRWTELRPLAEATVSAAAVGDRARYAESDRAFHGAVLGLSGNQQLVGVADDLHRRAQWPLVSAPVTRRADLLADAAEHTALLDALIAQDLTVVQSLVREHFTGAHG from the coding sequence GTGGAACAGGGCAGAGCGCGCGACGCGGCACGGCCGCACGTCTCCGCGCACCCGCCTGAGCAGGCCCGTATCCCGGGACCTGCCCGCAGCCCCGAGCCGCTCGGCGGCGCCGGGCAGGTCCGCGGCGAGCACACCCACGGAGAGCCGTCGGTGACACCGCCGTTCGCTGGGCCGAAAGTGGTGCAGCGCCACTCGGTGCGCGGCCAGATCCTCGACGCGCTGCGCGCCGCCCTGGTCGGCGGCGAACTGCTCCCCGGTGAGGTCTACTCGGCACCGGTCCTGGGGATGCGCTTCGGTGTCTCCGCCACGCCGGTACGCGAGGCGATGCAGCAGCTCGCCGTCGAGGGCGCCGTCGAGGTCGTGCCCAACCGGGGTTTCCGGGTGGCCGAGCGCAGCGCGCGGGAACTCTCCGAACTGGCCGAGGTGCGGGCCCTCATCGAGGTTCCGGTGATGCTGAGGCTGGCCCGTTCCGTCCCGGCCCGGCGCTGGACGGAGCTGCGGCCCCTGGCCGAGGCCACCGTGTCGGCCGCCGCGGTCGGCGACCGGGCCCGCTACGCCGAGTCCGACCGCGCCTTCCACGGCGCGGTCCTCGGACTCTCCGGCAACCAGCAGTTGGTCGGGGTCGCCGACGATCTCCACCGCAGGGCCCAGTGGCCACTGGTGAGCGCCCCCGTCACCCGCCGCGCCGACCTCCTCGCCGACGCGGCGGAGCACACGGCGCTGCTCGACGCCCTGATCGCCCAGGACCTGACGGTCGTCCAGTCACTCGTACGGGAGCACTTCACCGGCGCCCACGGCTGA
- a CDS encoding PucR family transcriptional regulator, with protein sequence MRLRALLDTDALGLRLLGGEDELDRTVRGVMTTDLRDPSRYLTGGELVLTGLAWRHSAAESEPFVRTLASAGVVGLAAGEAELGDVPEDLVAACARHRLPLFAVNESVAFATITEYVVRQVSGERAGDLAAVVDRHRRLMTSGPAGGGPDVVLDLLTTDLDLHAWVLSPTGRQIAGAGDPLTAEVGAVLAAGHLAATRTGRRGPHRVTVQGTVYSLFPIRSSGRGAGPAARDVRETVLSDWLLAVEADAGDWPAARLDLLQGVTQLIAVERDRRDAARTVRRRLAQEVLELVQTGAAPAEIAARLRVAAPVLLPGIGAAPHWQVVVARVDWDQQDGPAIDAGPVAQSLLEEILVDQALPGGAGTGSSDRIAVAHTGDEAIALVPLSTLTTGAGEPDSGGQDAGLHADALLTAVREPLSAGLADDGRLTLGVSASVHSAEGLRGALEEARHARRVAAARPGRVCAAGHHELASHVLLLPFVPDDVRKAFTARLLDPLRDYDRRHRAELIPTLEAFLDCDGSWTRCATRLHLHVNTLRYRVGRIEQLTGRDLSRLEDKLDFFLALRMS encoded by the coding sequence ATGCGGCTGCGCGCACTGCTGGACACCGACGCGCTGGGCCTGCGGCTGCTCGGCGGCGAGGACGAGCTGGACCGCACCGTGCGCGGTGTGATGACGACGGATCTACGCGATCCGAGCCGGTATCTGACCGGGGGTGAGCTGGTCCTCACCGGGCTCGCCTGGCGGCACTCCGCAGCGGAGTCGGAGCCGTTCGTTCGAACGCTCGCGAGCGCCGGTGTCGTCGGGCTCGCGGCCGGCGAGGCCGAACTGGGTGATGTACCGGAGGACCTGGTGGCGGCGTGCGCCCGCCACCGGCTGCCGCTGTTCGCGGTGAACGAGTCGGTCGCCTTCGCGACCATCACCGAGTACGTGGTCCGCCAGGTGTCCGGCGAGCGGGCCGGGGACCTCGCCGCGGTCGTCGACCGGCACCGCAGGCTGATGACGTCCGGTCCGGCGGGTGGCGGCCCCGATGTGGTGCTCGACCTGCTCACCACCGACCTGGATCTGCACGCCTGGGTGCTCTCCCCCACCGGCCGTCAGATCGCCGGGGCCGGTGACCCGCTGACGGCCGAGGTCGGCGCCGTACTGGCGGCCGGGCACCTCGCGGCGACCCGCACCGGGCGTCGGGGGCCGCACCGGGTCACCGTCCAGGGCACGGTGTACTCGCTGTTCCCGATCCGCAGCAGTGGCCGCGGCGCGGGCCCCGCCGCCCGTGATGTGCGCGAGACGGTGCTCTCCGACTGGCTGCTCGCGGTCGAGGCGGACGCGGGCGACTGGCCGGCCGCCCGGCTGGATCTGCTCCAGGGGGTGACCCAGCTGATCGCCGTGGAGCGCGACCGCCGGGACGCGGCCCGTACGGTTCGGCGCAGGCTCGCCCAGGAAGTCCTCGAACTGGTCCAGACGGGCGCCGCGCCCGCCGAGATCGCGGCCAGGCTGCGGGTGGCCGCTCCGGTGCTGCTGCCGGGGATCGGGGCCGCGCCGCACTGGCAGGTGGTGGTCGCCCGGGTCGACTGGGACCAGCAGGACGGTCCGGCGATCGACGCGGGACCGGTGGCCCAGTCGCTCCTGGAGGAGATCCTGGTCGATCAGGCGCTGCCGGGTGGCGCGGGCACCGGGTCCTCCGACCGGATCGCGGTGGCGCACACCGGGGACGAGGCCATCGCACTCGTCCCGCTGTCGACGCTCACGACCGGCGCGGGAGAGCCGGATTCCGGCGGCCAGGACGCCGGGCTGCACGCCGACGCGCTGCTCACCGCCGTACGCGAGCCGCTCTCGGCGGGCCTCGCCGACGACGGCAGGCTCACTCTGGGTGTATCGGCGTCGGTGCACTCGGCGGAGGGGCTGCGGGGTGCGCTGGAGGAAGCCAGGCACGCCCGGCGGGTGGCCGCGGCCCGGCCCGGCCGGGTCTGCGCGGCGGGCCATCACGAGCTGGCCTCGCATGTGCTGTTGCTGCCGTTCGTCCCCGACGACGTGCGCAAAGCGTTCACCGCCCGGCTGCTCGACCCGCTGCGCGACTACGACCGCCGGCACCGGGCCGAGCTCATCCCGACGCTCGAAGCGTTCCTCGACTGCGACGGTTCGTGGACCCGCTGCGCGACCCGGCTGCATCTGCACGTCAACACTCTGCGCTACCGGGTGGGCAGGATCGAGCAGCTGACGGGCCGTGATCTGTCGCGGCTGGAGGACAAGCTCGATTTCTTCCTCGCGCTGCGGATGAGCTGA